The DNA segment TTTCCGGTGTGAATGGAGGCATAAATCTGACACTCCTCCTTGGGATAGGGAGAACCGTCCCGATGGGAATGGTGCAGAATTTCATGCTGATGGTGCCCGATCAGATCGTCCCGGGTCCAACCCGTCATGCGGATGGCGGCTTGATTGACGAAGGTGGTGTTGCCGTACTGATCGACTCCGTAAATGCCTTCCGCCGCCGCGTTCAAAATCAGTTCGGTGCGATGGTGCAGGGTCTCCAGGGTGGAGCTTTGTTCGTCCAGACGCATGGCAAGGCGGCGGAAGTGGCCCGACAGGTAGATCAGATAGCCCAATCCCACCAGAATGGAGAGCAGAAAGAGGTTACCCCAATGGCGATCCATCTTCTGACGCAGCCATTGGTCCGACAAATGGGCGAACGGATCGATCTCCAGATGCACCAATACGGCATCACCCAGGGTAACCAGGAGCAGTCCCAGGCCGACATGCAACAGAAAGCGTTTCATTGTATAGGTATGTACCGTCAAACCGACTTGGGCCATGGCCCTTGTGTCCCGATCCCCCCCCCGGGTTCCAGGATCTCTTTCCCGGGGTAAATAAGAAGCCTTCCCCCGTTGCGGCGAATTGTAGCAATTCTTCTGCCGGTCGAACAGGTATGGTGAAAGAAGGTCAGCGTGAGGGATCCGTCTCCGGGTCGGCGAAGTCCAGCGCCGTCTGCCGGAAGTCCTCCACCCGGGCATTGAAAGCGTCCACCACATCCGGGTCAAAATGGGTATTGCGGTTTTCTCGAATGATTCTTTCGGCCTCCGGATGGGAAAAAGCCGATTTATAGACCCGGCAACTGATGAGGGCGTCGAAGACATCGGCCAGAGCCATGAGGCGTCCGGAGATCGGAATGGCGTCTCCTGCCAGGCCTCGGGGATAGCCGGCGCCGTCCCATTTTTCGTGATGGGTGAAGGCAATTTCGCTGGCGAGATGGAGAAAGGAGGTGGATCCCAGGCTGCGTTGAGCGGCTTCCAGGGTTTTGTAGCCCAGAAGGGTATGATCCTTCATGCGCTCGAACTCTTCCGCCGTCAGTTTGCCGGGTTTGAGCAGAATCTGGTCGGGGATGCCCACTTTGCCCATGTCGTGGAGGGGTGCGGATTTGAACAGCATGTCCACCATGGTGTCCGTCAGGGTGTCCCGGAAGCGGGGGTGTCGTTGCAGGACCGAAGCGAGGATACGAACATAATGCTGGGTACGACGGATGTGTCCTCCGGTTTCGGGATCACGGGTTTCCGCCAGGGAGGCCAGGGCGTGGATGGTGGCTTCCTGGGTGATGGCGATTTCCCGGGTGCGTTGCTCGACCAGTTCTTCCAGATGGTCCTTGTGCCGTTTGAGTTCCACCTGGCTGCGGACACGAGCCTTGACCAGGCGGGGCACAATCGGTTTGGTGATAAAATCGACGGCTCCGACGGTCAATCCTCTGACTTCCGCCTCGGTTTCCGCCAACGCCGTGACAAACAGCACCGGAATACTCCAGGTTATCGGATCCGACTTAAGGCGGAGACAAACCTCGAAACCATCCATGCCGGGCATCATGACATCCAGCAGAATGACATCCGGAGGATTGGATTCCCGGGCCAGTTGCAGGGCGGTTTCTCCATCCCGGGCCACCACGATGGTATAATCGTGGCGCAGGGTCTCCGCGAGGATGCGAAGGTTGCCCGGATTGTCATCCACCAGTAGAATCTTGGGGCGGCTCGAATCCATGTGCTTTCGAAAGGGCATGGGGAATAGTAGCGACCTGGTGATAAAGATAGCACGAAACAGGACAAGTGAAACACATGTCTGAAAAAAGTCTCCCACCGGCCCTGATGGAAAAACTCAACCTGGCCTGTCGCAACTGGGCGGGCGAGTTACCGGCGCGATTGCGCAAGATTCAGGAGATCTGGACCGGGCTGCAACCGGACTCCTGGCAAAAGGAGCGCTTCGACACGCTGCATCGCATGGTGC comes from the Magnetococcales bacterium genome and includes:
- a CDS encoding two-component system response regulator, giving the protein MDSSRPKILLVDDNPGNLRILAETLRHDYTIVVARDGETALQLARESNPPDVILLDVMMPGMDGFEVCLRLKSDPITWSIPVLFVTALAETEAEVRGLTVGAVDFITKPIVPRLVKARVRSQVELKRHKDHLEELVEQRTREIAITQEATIHALASLAETRDPETGGHIRRTQHYVRILASVLQRHPRFRDTLTDTMVDMLFKSAPLHDMGKVGIPDQILLKPGKLTAEEFERMKDHTLLGYKTLEAAQRSLGSTSFLHLASEIAFTHHEKWDGAGYPRGLAGDAIPISGRLMALADVFDALISCRVYKSAFSHPEAERIIRENRNTHFDPDVVDAFNARVEDFRQTALDFADPETDPSR